The following are encoded in a window of Platichthys flesus chromosome 19, fPlaFle2.1, whole genome shotgun sequence genomic DNA:
- the si:ch211-222n4.2 gene encoding coiled-coil domain-containing protein 74A isoform X1, which produces MSGNSLPPVSHLPHWTRVGRPGKLRHVPAANHHVHHQHHHHHLQPLPGVPSVQKGAGRAEELPGLLQRDDPDPRVVSLEKNIQFLQRQHKETLERLHAEIEYLRRENKELQYKMIMEPPKSSRKGPTHSRRVVRPLTQGREAQTGLYLEEQLQDTRLSQDQALRSTAEGNAILGSTRQDHGPEVRGGLITSLQPLRIHRSPSHPPRAPTIQECEVIIRQLYNANSLQSQEIIRVKSLLRDIVLSKKITPENYILTKAYLVDGTRKLSEEKKFPKLTLQTYPGKMSEPSHSGVVLPALKQSLSSTIAERQRRTRAVQRDRFKRTVH; this is translated from the exons ATGTCAGGGAACAGCCTCCCACCGGTGAGCCACCTGCCGCACTGGACCCGGGTCGGGCGTCCCGGGAAGCTGCGACATGTACCGGCGGCGAACCATCACGTCCACcatcaacaccaccaccaccacctgcagcccctccccGGTGTCCCGTCAGTCCAGAAGGGAGCGGGGCGAGCAGAGGAGCTGCCCGGTCTTCTCCAGCGAGACGACCCGGACCCCCGCGTCGTCTCGCTGGAGAAGAACATCCAGTTCCTGCAGCGGCAGCACAAGGAGACGCTGGAGAGGCTGCATGCGGAGATCGAGTATCTCAGACGGGAGAATAAAG AGTTGCAGTATAAGATGATAATGGAACCTCCCAAGTCGAGCAGAAAAG GACCGACACATAGTCGACGCGTCGTTCGACCACTAACTCAGGGAAGAGAAGCTCAGACAGGACTCTACCTGGAGGAGCAGCTACAGGACACTCGACTATCACAGGACCAGGCACTAAG AAGCACAGCAGAGGGCAATGCAATTCTGGGATCCACTCGGCAGGACCACGGCCCAGAGGTGAGGGGCGGGCTCATCACTTCATTACAGCCTCTACGGATTCACAGGAGCCCCTCCCATCCGCCGCGTGCTCCCACAATACAAGAGTGTGAGGTTATCATCCGCCAGCTCTACAACGCTAACAGTCTACAGTCTCAGGAA ATTATACGTGTGAAGTCTCTGCTGAGAGATATTGTCTTGAGCAAGAAGATCACGCCAGAAAACTACATTCTGACCAAGGCCTACCTCGTTGATGGCACTCG CAAATTATCTGAAGAAAAGAAATTTCCAAAACTAACTCTTCAGACGTATCCAggaaaaat GTCTGAACCCTCCCACTCTGGCGTGGTCCTCCCAGCACTCAAACAGAGCCTCAGCTCCACCATCgcagaaagacagaggagaactCGTGCCGTGCAGAGAGACCGCTTTAAAAGAACTGTGCATTGA
- the si:ch211-222n4.2 gene encoding coiled-coil domain-containing protein 74A isoform X2: MSGNSLPPVSHLPHWTRVGRPGKLRHVPAANHHVHHQHHHHHLQPLPGVPSVQKGAGRAEELPGLLQRDDPDPRVVSLEKNIQFLQRQHKETLERLHAEIEYLRRENKELQYKMIMEPPKSSRKGPTHSRRVVRPLTQGREAQTGLYLEEQLQDTRLSQDQALSTAEGNAILGSTRQDHGPEVRGGLITSLQPLRIHRSPSHPPRAPTIQECEVIIRQLYNANSLQSQEIIRVKSLLRDIVLSKKITPENYILTKAYLVDGTRKLSEEKKFPKLTLQTYPGKMSEPSHSGVVLPALKQSLSSTIAERQRRTRAVQRDRFKRTVH, encoded by the exons ATGTCAGGGAACAGCCTCCCACCGGTGAGCCACCTGCCGCACTGGACCCGGGTCGGGCGTCCCGGGAAGCTGCGACATGTACCGGCGGCGAACCATCACGTCCACcatcaacaccaccaccaccacctgcagcccctccccGGTGTCCCGTCAGTCCAGAAGGGAGCGGGGCGAGCAGAGGAGCTGCCCGGTCTTCTCCAGCGAGACGACCCGGACCCCCGCGTCGTCTCGCTGGAGAAGAACATCCAGTTCCTGCAGCGGCAGCACAAGGAGACGCTGGAGAGGCTGCATGCGGAGATCGAGTATCTCAGACGGGAGAATAAAG AGTTGCAGTATAAGATGATAATGGAACCTCCCAAGTCGAGCAGAAAAG GACCGACACATAGTCGACGCGTCGTTCGACCACTAACTCAGGGAAGAGAAGCTCAGACAGGACTCTACCTGGAGGAGCAGCTACAGGACACTCGACTATCACAGGACCAGGCACTAAG CACAGCAGAGGGCAATGCAATTCTGGGATCCACTCGGCAGGACCACGGCCCAGAGGTGAGGGGCGGGCTCATCACTTCATTACAGCCTCTACGGATTCACAGGAGCCCCTCCCATCCGCCGCGTGCTCCCACAATACAAGAGTGTGAGGTTATCATCCGCCAGCTCTACAACGCTAACAGTCTACAGTCTCAGGAA ATTATACGTGTGAAGTCTCTGCTGAGAGATATTGTCTTGAGCAAGAAGATCACGCCAGAAAACTACATTCTGACCAAGGCCTACCTCGTTGATGGCACTCG CAAATTATCTGAAGAAAAGAAATTTCCAAAACTAACTCTTCAGACGTATCCAggaaaaat GTCTGAACCCTCCCACTCTGGCGTGGTCCTCCCAGCACTCAAACAGAGCCTCAGCTCCACCATCgcagaaagacagaggagaactCGTGCCGTGCAGAGAGACCGCTTTAAAAGAACTGTGCATTGA
- the ulk1b gene encoding serine/threonine-protein kinase ULK1 isoform X2 encodes METVGKFEFSRKDLIGHGAFAVVFKGRHREKHDWEVAVKCINKKNLAKSQSLLGKEIKILKELKHENIVALLDFQETASSVYLVMEYCNGGDLADYLHSKGTLSEDTIRVFLQQIAGAMRVLQSKGIIHRDLKPQNILLSYPQGRKSHSTNTCIKIADFGFARYLQTNMMAATLCGSPMYMAPEVIMSQHYDAKADLWSIGTIVFQCLTGKAPFQASSPQDLRLFYEKNKSLSPNIPRETSSHLRQLLLGLLQRSHKDRMDFDEFFSHPFLEASSSVKKTTPAVTMTCFPSSASASSCSSSSTSHLASPPSLAEVQHLRAKALASPTQEATGFLLKDSSGGGCSSKNSSSCDTDDFVMVPADFPAAELTCESKVLQDSLVNSGSLLASAGLCSQVKTPPHSPPHSGSPSHVRPSEFSGSSYGNHSKSSPIPVPTQVQNYQRMEQNLQSTKQDGSPRLSTPVRRCSSGSSLGFARVGPSPPHVQATVTTTRRLSLGGARTFQLSPQAPQHGEPRPTSQQHPQRAGLGTRLHSAPCLSECVTGGARQKIRKQHSDPVVGPSSGLMTVRPLHSSPRLSELMQRSPLPTILGSPSRVIPPFEFPKPPSSPNLVTFLTQQGLVFGSPCSRTAPSEPRDPGQQAQTQVIHRLNDDPKSFGRSQSAGRLSDMLLMAAFGPGGPGGERGSTENLTPDKAIEITVTPGGGVGLAPGSISPAQVVFTVGSPPSCSTPPQPSRQRKYSGSFISVSPAGSFTSRYPQTGTYLDGFEAPSSPRYSFTDPITANMGGPVTFEAPELPEETLMEQEHTDTVQSLRFTLDFARCLMEVAGARGIATVGEQLEVAQACLVQQQSLVADQISSLSREWSHAEQLVLYLKTAELVSTALHTAMEQVKQGKLYPSATVKQVVRRLNDVYKSSVASCRTLSTRLERFFSRKHRLMDQITSITAERLLFSHTVQMVQAAALDEMFHQGEASVLRYHKALLLMEGLSLLLTEQEDILRVSKCKECIERRLTALQSGLCV; translated from the exons ccaaAGGCACGCTGAGTGAGGACACCATCCGGGTTTTCCTGCAGCAGATTGCAGGGGCCATGAGGGTCCTGCAGTCCAAGGGAATAATCCACCGGGACCTCAAACCCCAAAACATCCTGCTCTCGTACCCACAGGGACGCAAGTCGCACTCCACCAACACCTGCATCAAGATTG CGGACTTTGGCTTCGCCCGGTACCTTCAGACCAACATGATGGCGGCTACGCTCTGTGGCTCTCCTATGTACATG GCCCCTGAGGTCATTATGTCCCAACACTATGATGCCAAGGCGGACCTGTGGAGTATAGGGACCATCGTGTTTCAGTGCCTGACAGGAAAGGCTCCTTTTCAG GCCAGCAGCCCTCAGGACCTGCGGCTGTTTTACGAGAAGAACAAGAGTCTCAGCCCAAA CATCCCCCGTGAGACGTCCAGTCAtctgaggcagctgctgctgggTCTGCTGCAGCGCAGCCACAAGGACCGCATGGACTTTG aTGAGTTCTTCTCTCATCCTTTCCTGGAGGCGAGCTCGTCAGTAAAAAAGA CGACTCCGGCTGTGACCATGACCTGTTTCCCGAGCTCTGCATCAGCCAGCTCCTgtagcagctcctccacctctcatCTCGCTTCGCCACcg TCTCTTGCTGAGGTCCAGCATTTGCGGGCCAAAGCTCTGGCCTCCCCTACCCAGGAGGCCACCGGTTTTCTCCTCAAGGACTCGTCTggggggggctgcagcagcaagaactcctcctcctgtgaCACGGATGACTTTGTAATGGTGCCGGCTGACTTCCCCG CCGCTGAGCTGACATGTGAGAGTAAAGTGCTGCAGGACAGCCTGGTGAACAGTGG CTCTCTTCTTGCCTCTGCTGGTCTGTGCAGTCAAGTCAAAACACCCCCACACTCGCCCCCCCACAGCGGCTCTCCCAGTCATGTCAG GCCCAGCGAGTTCTCTGGAAGTAGCTATGGAAACCACAGCAAGTCATCGCCTATCCCAGTCCCCACTCAGGTCCAGAACTACCAGCGCATGGAGCAGAATCTGCAATCTACTAAACAGGATGGCTCACCACg GTTGTCGACACCGGTGCGGCGCTGCAGCAGTGGAAGCTCGTTGGGCTTCGCTCGGGTCGGACCTTCACCACCACACGTGCAGGCGACTGTCACCACGACCCGCAGACTCTCGCTGGGAGGCGCTCGAACTTTCCAGCTCTCGCCTCAAG CTCCTCAGCACGGGGAGCCCCGGCCGACTTCTCAGCAGCATCCGCAGAGGGCAGGACTGGGAACTCGGCTCCACAGTGCCCCCTGTCTTTCCGAGTGCGTCACTGGTGGCGCCAGGCAGAAGATCAGGAAGCAGCACTCGGACCCGGTGGTCGGCCCCTCGTCGGGCCTGATGACCGTCCGCCCCTTACACTCGTCCCCCCGACTGAGCGAGCTGATGCAGCGCAGCCCCCTTCCCACCATCCTCGGCTCCCCCTCGAGG GTCATCCCTCCGTTTGAATTCCCCAAACCTCCCAGCTCCCCGAACCTGGTGACCTTCCTCACGCAGCAGGGACTGGTCTTCGGCTCTCCGTGCAGCAGGACTGCCCCGTCAGAGCCCAGAGACCCAGGACAGCAAGCCCAGACTCAGGTCATCCACCGACTGAACGATGACCCCAAGAGCTTTGGGAg GTCTCAGAGTGCCGGCCGTCTGTCCGACATGCTGCTGATGGCTGCGTTTGGACCGGGCGGCCCTGGGGGTGAACGAGGCAGCACGGAGAACCTGACCCCTGACAAAGCCATAGAAATAACAG TGACCCCCGGTGGTGGGGTAGGCCTTGCACCTGGATCCATTAGCCCTGCACAGGTGGTTTTCACTGTGGGCTCTCCTCCCAGCTGCAGCACCCCACCTCAACCCTCCCGACAGAGGAAATACTCAG GCTCCTTCATATCAGTCAGCCCCGCAGGCTCCTTCACGAGCCGCTATCCTCAGACAGGCACCTATCTGGACGGCTTCGAGGCTCCTTCCAGTCCTCGCTACAGTTTCACTGATCCCATCACAGCCAACATGGGAGGCCCAGTAACCTTTGAGGCACCGGAGCTGCCTGAGGAGACGCTGATGGAG CAGGAGCACACGGACACGGTGCAAAGCCTCCGTTTCACGCTGGACTTCGCCCGCTGCCTGATGGAGGTGGCCGGGGCCCGTGGTATCGCGACGGtgggggagcagctggaggttgCTCAGGCCTGCCTCGTTCAGCAGCAGAGCCTGGTGGCCGATCAGATAAGCTCACTGAGCCGAGAGTGGAG TCATGCAGAACAGCTGGTCCTCTACCTTAAGACTGCAGAGCTCGTGTCCACTGCCTTACACACAGCCATGGAGCAGGTGAAACAGGGCAAACTCTACCCATCCGCTACAGTCAAACAAG TCGTGAGGAGGCTGAACGACGTGTACAAGTCCAGCGTGGCATCCTGTCGCACGCTCAGCACCCGTCTGGAGCGCTTCTTTTCCAGGAAGCACCGTCTAATGGACCAAATCACCTCCATCACAGCTGAGCGGCTGCTGTTCAGCCACACCGTGCAGATG GTTCAGGCTGCTGCGCTGGACGAGATGTTCCACCAGGGGGAAGCATCGGTCCTTCGCTACCACAAAGCTCTGCTGCTAATGGAGGGCTtgtctctgctgctcactgAACAGGAAGACATCCTCCGTGTTAGCAAGT gtaaGGAGTGCATTGAACGCCGCCTCACCGCTTTGCAGTCGGGACTCTGTGTCTGA
- the ulk1b gene encoding serine/threonine-protein kinase ULK1 isoform X1 codes for METVGKFEFSRKDLIGHGAFAVVFKGRHREKHDWEVAVKCINKKNLAKSQSLLGKEIKILKELKHENIVALLDFQETASSVYLVMEYCNGGDLADYLHSKGTLSEDTIRVFLQQIAGAMRVLQSKGIIHRDLKPQNILLSYPQGRKSHSTNTCIKIADFGFARYLQTNMMAATLCGSPMYMAPEVIMSQHYDAKADLWSIGTIVFQCLTGKAPFQASSPQDLRLFYEKNKSLSPNIPRETSSHLRQLLLGLLQRSHKDRMDFDEFFSHPFLEASSSVKKTTPAVTMTCFPSSASASSCSSSSTSHLASPPQSLAEVQHLRAKALASPTQEATGFLLKDSSGGGCSSKNSSSCDTDDFVMVPADFPAAELTCESKVLQDSLVNSGSLLASAGLCSQVKTPPHSPPHSGSPSHVRPSEFSGSSYGNHSKSSPIPVPTQVQNYQRMEQNLQSTKQDGSPRLSTPVRRCSSGSSLGFARVGPSPPHVQATVTTTRRLSLGGARTFQLSPQAPQHGEPRPTSQQHPQRAGLGTRLHSAPCLSECVTGGARQKIRKQHSDPVVGPSSGLMTVRPLHSSPRLSELMQRSPLPTILGSPSRVIPPFEFPKPPSSPNLVTFLTQQGLVFGSPCSRTAPSEPRDPGQQAQTQVIHRLNDDPKSFGRSQSAGRLSDMLLMAAFGPGGPGGERGSTENLTPDKAIEITVTPGGGVGLAPGSISPAQVVFTVGSPPSCSTPPQPSRQRKYSGSFISVSPAGSFTSRYPQTGTYLDGFEAPSSPRYSFTDPITANMGGPVTFEAPELPEETLMEQEHTDTVQSLRFTLDFARCLMEVAGARGIATVGEQLEVAQACLVQQQSLVADQISSLSREWSHAEQLVLYLKTAELVSTALHTAMEQVKQGKLYPSATVKQVVRRLNDVYKSSVASCRTLSTRLERFFSRKHRLMDQITSITAERLLFSHTVQMVQAAALDEMFHQGEASVLRYHKALLLMEGLSLLLTEQEDILRVSKCKECIERRLTALQSGLCV; via the exons ccaaAGGCACGCTGAGTGAGGACACCATCCGGGTTTTCCTGCAGCAGATTGCAGGGGCCATGAGGGTCCTGCAGTCCAAGGGAATAATCCACCGGGACCTCAAACCCCAAAACATCCTGCTCTCGTACCCACAGGGACGCAAGTCGCACTCCACCAACACCTGCATCAAGATTG CGGACTTTGGCTTCGCCCGGTACCTTCAGACCAACATGATGGCGGCTACGCTCTGTGGCTCTCCTATGTACATG GCCCCTGAGGTCATTATGTCCCAACACTATGATGCCAAGGCGGACCTGTGGAGTATAGGGACCATCGTGTTTCAGTGCCTGACAGGAAAGGCTCCTTTTCAG GCCAGCAGCCCTCAGGACCTGCGGCTGTTTTACGAGAAGAACAAGAGTCTCAGCCCAAA CATCCCCCGTGAGACGTCCAGTCAtctgaggcagctgctgctgggTCTGCTGCAGCGCAGCCACAAGGACCGCATGGACTTTG aTGAGTTCTTCTCTCATCCTTTCCTGGAGGCGAGCTCGTCAGTAAAAAAGA CGACTCCGGCTGTGACCATGACCTGTTTCCCGAGCTCTGCATCAGCCAGCTCCTgtagcagctcctccacctctcatCTCGCTTCGCCACcg CAGTCTCTTGCTGAGGTCCAGCATTTGCGGGCCAAAGCTCTGGCCTCCCCTACCCAGGAGGCCACCGGTTTTCTCCTCAAGGACTCGTCTggggggggctgcagcagcaagaactcctcctcctgtgaCACGGATGACTTTGTAATGGTGCCGGCTGACTTCCCCG CCGCTGAGCTGACATGTGAGAGTAAAGTGCTGCAGGACAGCCTGGTGAACAGTGG CTCTCTTCTTGCCTCTGCTGGTCTGTGCAGTCAAGTCAAAACACCCCCACACTCGCCCCCCCACAGCGGCTCTCCCAGTCATGTCAG GCCCAGCGAGTTCTCTGGAAGTAGCTATGGAAACCACAGCAAGTCATCGCCTATCCCAGTCCCCACTCAGGTCCAGAACTACCAGCGCATGGAGCAGAATCTGCAATCTACTAAACAGGATGGCTCACCACg GTTGTCGACACCGGTGCGGCGCTGCAGCAGTGGAAGCTCGTTGGGCTTCGCTCGGGTCGGACCTTCACCACCACACGTGCAGGCGACTGTCACCACGACCCGCAGACTCTCGCTGGGAGGCGCTCGAACTTTCCAGCTCTCGCCTCAAG CTCCTCAGCACGGGGAGCCCCGGCCGACTTCTCAGCAGCATCCGCAGAGGGCAGGACTGGGAACTCGGCTCCACAGTGCCCCCTGTCTTTCCGAGTGCGTCACTGGTGGCGCCAGGCAGAAGATCAGGAAGCAGCACTCGGACCCGGTGGTCGGCCCCTCGTCGGGCCTGATGACCGTCCGCCCCTTACACTCGTCCCCCCGACTGAGCGAGCTGATGCAGCGCAGCCCCCTTCCCACCATCCTCGGCTCCCCCTCGAGG GTCATCCCTCCGTTTGAATTCCCCAAACCTCCCAGCTCCCCGAACCTGGTGACCTTCCTCACGCAGCAGGGACTGGTCTTCGGCTCTCCGTGCAGCAGGACTGCCCCGTCAGAGCCCAGAGACCCAGGACAGCAAGCCCAGACTCAGGTCATCCACCGACTGAACGATGACCCCAAGAGCTTTGGGAg GTCTCAGAGTGCCGGCCGTCTGTCCGACATGCTGCTGATGGCTGCGTTTGGACCGGGCGGCCCTGGGGGTGAACGAGGCAGCACGGAGAACCTGACCCCTGACAAAGCCATAGAAATAACAG TGACCCCCGGTGGTGGGGTAGGCCTTGCACCTGGATCCATTAGCCCTGCACAGGTGGTTTTCACTGTGGGCTCTCCTCCCAGCTGCAGCACCCCACCTCAACCCTCCCGACAGAGGAAATACTCAG GCTCCTTCATATCAGTCAGCCCCGCAGGCTCCTTCACGAGCCGCTATCCTCAGACAGGCACCTATCTGGACGGCTTCGAGGCTCCTTCCAGTCCTCGCTACAGTTTCACTGATCCCATCACAGCCAACATGGGAGGCCCAGTAACCTTTGAGGCACCGGAGCTGCCTGAGGAGACGCTGATGGAG CAGGAGCACACGGACACGGTGCAAAGCCTCCGTTTCACGCTGGACTTCGCCCGCTGCCTGATGGAGGTGGCCGGGGCCCGTGGTATCGCGACGGtgggggagcagctggaggttgCTCAGGCCTGCCTCGTTCAGCAGCAGAGCCTGGTGGCCGATCAGATAAGCTCACTGAGCCGAGAGTGGAG TCATGCAGAACAGCTGGTCCTCTACCTTAAGACTGCAGAGCTCGTGTCCACTGCCTTACACACAGCCATGGAGCAGGTGAAACAGGGCAAACTCTACCCATCCGCTACAGTCAAACAAG TCGTGAGGAGGCTGAACGACGTGTACAAGTCCAGCGTGGCATCCTGTCGCACGCTCAGCACCCGTCTGGAGCGCTTCTTTTCCAGGAAGCACCGTCTAATGGACCAAATCACCTCCATCACAGCTGAGCGGCTGCTGTTCAGCCACACCGTGCAGATG GTTCAGGCTGCTGCGCTGGACGAGATGTTCCACCAGGGGGAAGCATCGGTCCTTCGCTACCACAAAGCTCTGCTGCTAATGGAGGGCTtgtctctgctgctcactgAACAGGAAGACATCCTCCGTGTTAGCAAGT gtaaGGAGTGCATTGAACGCCGCCTCACCGCTTTGCAGTCGGGACTCTGTGTCTGA